A part of Helicobacter ibis genomic DNA contains:
- the purU gene encoding formyltetrahydrofolate deformylase, which produces MQYVLKITTKDEKGLISKITAKVLEFELNILQNDEFVDKECNLFFMRSLLEGGLCEDSKNKLKESLVLILGNNACVEIIDKVKKDIVILGTKENHCLGDLLIRYDSGELNCNIKAIISNHQILETLSEKFNIPYIFISSDNISREEHELKVIESILKYPCNYIVLAKYMRVLTPNFVKRFEGKIINIHHSFLPAFVGANPYKQAYNRGVKIIGATAHFVNNELDEGPIIEQDTIKVNHTMSWQDMQRHGRDVEKVVLARALNLVLEERVFVYNNKTIVF; this is translated from the coding sequence ATGCAGTATGTATTAAAAATAACTACAAAAGATGAAAAGGGCTTAATATCAAAAATAACAGCAAAAGTCTTGGAGTTTGAGCTTAATATTTTGCAAAATGATGAGTTTGTTGATAAAGAGTGTAATTTATTTTTTATGCGTTCTTTACTAGAGGGTGGATTATGCGAGGATTCAAAAAATAAATTAAAAGAATCTCTAGTTTTGATTCTCGGTAATAATGCTTGTGTGGAAATAATAGATAAAGTAAAGAAAGATATTGTTATTTTAGGGACAAAGGAAAACCACTGCTTGGGGGATTTGCTTATAAGATATGATAGTGGGGAGCTAAATTGTAATATAAAAGCAATTATTTCAAATCACCAAATATTAGAAACTTTAAGCGAGAAATTTAATATACCTTATATCTTTATATCTAGTGATAATATAAGTAGAGAAGAACATGAATTAAAAGTTATTGAATCTATACTAAAGTATCCTTGTAATTACATTGTTTTAGCTAAATATATGCGTGTTTTAACCCCAAATTTTGTCAAAAGATTTGAAGGAAAAATAATAAATATACATCATAGCTTTTTACCTGCCTTTGTGGGTGCTAATCCATACAAACAAGCATATAATCGTGGTGTAAAGATAATCGGTGCAACGGCACACTTTGTAAATAATGAGCTTGATGAGGGTCCAATTATTGAGCAAGATACTATAAAAGTAAATCATACAATGTCGTGGCAGGATATGCAAAGACATGGCAGAGATGTAGAAAAGGTCGTTTTAGCAAGAGCGCTTAACTTGGTATTAGAAGAAAGGGTGTTTGTATATAACAATAAAACAATAGTATTTTAG
- a CDS encoding DMT family transporter: protein MELESKRQSGLWFAALMVIAMIFWGSSWPASKILTSYTSADIVTFWRFFFAFVASIPIVVILRINLKLDSHSFKLLLLSSLCNGLYSILYFFALNLGSAGRGGVLVTTLTPVFAYLIFFMLSKNHRNPKTNEMLGLMLGIIAGICLLDLPNSHAFSAFNVIFVICAIDWAILSIICQKVRIHPIAINFYNSLFSCILYIPIFIFRDNVLFIFDYDVQFWVMMFVVSILSTAIGTSIYYMGILYVGATKASTFPLLVPFTALLSSYFILGEIPSVLTLFGGTLAIVAIYLINLYKPYHIAQVFKKFRN from the coding sequence ATGGAGTTAGAATCTAAAAGGCAAAGTGGCTTATGGTTTGCAGCTCTTATGGTTATAGCCATGATATTTTGGGGTAGTTCGTGGCCTGCAAGCAAGATTCTAACTAGCTATACAAGTGCAGATATTGTTACATTTTGGAGATTCTTTTTTGCATTTGTTGCTTCAATACCAATTGTAGTTATTTTGCGTATAAATTTAAAATTAGATTCTCACTCTTTTAAGCTATTGCTACTTTCATCTTTATGCAATGGTTTATATTCAATTTTGTATTTTTTTGCATTAAACTTAGGGTCTGCTGGTAGAGGTGGAGTGCTGGTTACTACGCTTACACCAGTGTTTGCTTATTTAATATTTTTTATGCTATCAAAAAACCATAGAAATCCAAAGACTAATGAAATGCTAGGATTAATGCTTGGGATAATTGCTGGGATTTGTTTGCTTGATTTGCCAAATAGTCATGCTTTTAGTGCATTTAATGTTATCTTTGTTATATGTGCTATTGATTGGGCGATTTTAAGCATTATATGTCAAAAGGTGAGAATCCACCCAATAGCTATAAATTTCTATAACTCTCTATTTAGTTGTATTTTGTATATTCCTATTTTTATTTTTAGAGATAATGTGCTCTTTATTTTTGATTATGATGTGCAGTTTTGGGTTATGATGTTTGTTGTATCCATTCTTTCTACTGCAATAGGCACAAGCATTTATTATATGGGGATTTTATATGTTGGAGCTACTAAGGCTTCCACTTTTCCTCTTTTAGTGCCATTTACTGCATTGCTTAGTAGTTACTTTATATTGGGTGAGATTCCTAGTGTTTTAACCTTGTTTGGTGGGACTTTAGCTATAGTGGCAATATATCTTATAAATTTATATAAGCCATACCACATAGCACAAGTCTTTAAGAAGTTTAGAAACTAG
- a CDS encoding HD domain-containing protein, which yields MSNKRPTLSLSLLRKIFIAANIRRWNDQATPVEFIELDKQAHKIVIAYFLAYFEIIEHKKEVDFHRLILQFCYEFFERIILTDIKPPVFHRLSEKHNKELVDFVCNELSSDLSSFAFFDEMREYLYGNINNIEKEILKASHYYASKWEFDIIYNFNPKMYDVENIKSIIDSQVESFYSLAGIRNLVLYHNIREVIGMFGQLRFQKRWSQTPRIPATSVLGHTLVVALVAFLLGYDLKCCRTMQINHFFCGLFHDLPEILTRDIISPIKRGVEGLDKFIKQIEDELVSEKILTKIPKEIAVAIVYFIQDEFANRYKDSNGEVRIFSSGDEILQKFNDDESNAIFGEFLKYCDHLSAFLEAKISIAHGISSPELVEGAKALEYKYNSKVIKDIDLGVFYREFGN from the coding sequence ATGAGTAATAAAAGGCCAACATTATCATTATCGCTACTTCGTAAAATATTTATTGCAGCAAATATTAGACGCTGGAATGACCAAGCAACACCAGTTGAGTTTATAGAGCTAGATAAACAAGCACACAAAATTGTAATAGCTTATTTTTTAGCTTATTTTGAAATTATTGAGCATAAAAAAGAAGTTGATTTTCATAGGCTTATTTTGCAATTTTGTTATGAATTCTTTGAGAGAATAATACTAACCGATATAAAGCCACCTGTCTTTCATAGATTATCTGAAAAGCACAATAAAGAACTTGTTGATTTTGTGTGCAATGAGCTTAGTAGCGATTTATCATCTTTTGCATTTTTTGATGAGATGAGAGAGTATTTGTATGGAAATATAAATAATATAGAAAAAGAGATTTTAAAAGCTTCGCATTATTATGCGTCAAAATGGGAGTTTGATATAATCTATAACTTCAATCCAAAAATGTATGATGTAGAAAATATAAAATCAATAATAGATAGTCAAGTTGAGAGCTTTTATTCTCTAGCAGGTATTAGAAACTTGGTGTTGTATCATAATATTAGGGAAGTTATAGGAATGTTTGGGCAGTTAAGATTCCAAAAAAGATGGAGTCAAACTCCACGAATCCCAGCTACTTCTGTTTTAGGTCATACGCTTGTAGTTGCACTAGTTGCGTTTTTGCTAGGATATGATTTGAAGTGCTGTAGAACTATGCAAATTAACCATTTCTTTTGTGGTCTATTCCATGATTTACCAGAGATTCTAACTAGAGATATAATCTCTCCAATAAAGCGTGGTGTAGAGGGTTTAGATAAATTTATAAAACAAATTGAAGATGAATTAGTATCTGAAAAAATACTTACAAAAATCCCAAAAGAAATAGCAGTGGCAATAGTTTATTTTATACAAGATGAGTTTGCAAATAGATATAAAGATTCCAATGGAGAGGTAAGAATATTCAGCAGTGGAGATGAAATATTGCAAAAATTCAACGACGATGAATCTAATGCCATTTTTGGTGAATTTTTAAAGTATTGCGATCATTTAAGTGCTTTTTTGGAAGCTAAAATTTCAATAGCACATGGAATCTCGAGCCCAGAATTAGTTGAAGGCGCTAAGGCTTTAGAGTATAAATATAATAGTAAAGTTATTAAGGATATTGATTTGGGAGTTTTTT
- a CDS encoding DUF411 domain-containing protein — translation MKKTLLLSSIFSMCLFADIIELHNSPFCGCCKEWEKYMVNKGYKVNSVYDDNIASFKEKHNIAPKYQSCHTGLIDGYVVEGHVPEDALRWLLDNKPKGIIGISTPGMPIGSPGMEQGDTTEDYPVVLLKEDGTHELYGIYNGHKLITKEK, via the coding sequence ATGAAAAAAACATTGCTTTTAAGCTCAATATTTTCAATGTGCCTCTTTGCAGATATTATAGAGTTACATAATAGTCCATTTTGTGGTTGTTGCAAAGAATGGGAAAAATACATGGTAAATAAGGGTTATAAAGTAAATAGTGTGTATGATGATAATATTGCAAGCTTTAAAGAAAAGCATAATATAGCTCCAAAGTATCAAAGTTGTCATACAGGACTAATAGATGGTTATGTAGTTGAAGGACATGTGCCAGAAGATGCACTAAGATGGCTACTTGATAATAAGCCAAAAGGAATAATAGGAATCTCAACTCCTGGAATGCCAATAGGAAGTCCAGGTATGGAACAAGGAGATACTACTGAAGATTATCCAGTTGTATTACTAAAAGAAGACGGAACGCATGAACTATATGGAATCTACAATGGTCACAAACTAATTACAAAAGAAAAATAA
- a CDS encoding AzlC family ABC transporter permease has translation MQGSFIKILIQTLPVLMGYLPLGMAFGILFSTLNIEWYYGILCSLLIFTGAGQFLLVSLLALKSGYLEIAFASFMLNIRHIFYSLAILDDIKEFGIKKYYILFGLTDETFATLKTSHLQDTQYSKENRFFLITLLNHMYWILGGALGIFMGQGLGFQPQGVEFALTALFSVLTLALLQTSDNKIPFFIGLAIGIFGLIVFPSEHFLLFSMIFGILLLIIGKNFIERKNICTK, from the coding sequence ATGCAAGGTTCTTTTATAAAGATTTTAATACAAACATTACCCGTTTTAATGGGATATTTACCACTTGGAATGGCATTTGGAATCTTGTTTTCAACGCTAAATATAGAATGGTATTATGGGATTTTATGTTCTTTACTTATTTTCACAGGTGCTGGACAATTTTTACTTGTTTCTCTATTGGCGTTAAAAAGCGGTTACCTAGAAATTGCATTTGCTTCTTTTATGCTAAATATAAGGCATATTTTCTACTCTCTTGCAATACTAGATGATATAAAAGAGTTTGGAATTAAAAAATACTACATACTATTTGGTCTTACTGATGAGACATTTGCCACGCTAAAAACTAGCCATTTGCAAGATACACAATACAGCAAGGAAAATAGATTCTTCTTAATTACACTCCTAAACCACATGTATTGGATATTAGGTGGTGCATTAGGAATCTTTATGGGGCAAGGATTAGGATTCCAACCACAAGGTGTCGAGTTTGCCCTAACAGCACTCTTTAGTGTTCTAACTCTAGCACTCTTGCAAACTTCAGACAACAAAATCCCATTCTTTATAGGATTAGCTATTGGAATCTTTGGGTTAATAGTCTTCCCTAGTGAGCATTTTTTACTATTTAGCATGATTTTTGGAATCTTGCTTTTAATAATTGGCAAAAATTTCATAGAAAGAAAAAATATATGCACGAAATAA
- the sppA gene encoding signal peptide peptidase SppA yields MKFFRILLAPLDFIMKYFKALVFLLVLFLIFAPSGESSSKVANLARIDLNGPILRSDTFLEKLALLESNENIKGILLVVDSPGGAIAPSVEISEAIKRVAAKKPVVAYAQGSMASGSYLSSIWASYIVANKGSLIGSIGVIINGANVEELLNKIGIKSQSLKAGIYKEAGTFARAWTKDEESMLKGLVDEQYYMFVSEVATARGLNLSDEKYFAQGRVFSANNALKLRLVDSVGSIYDAEIALMKLANIQNAIWLKKDKIDLYLEKLIGENISLGIERGIYSIFGALKGQ; encoded by the coding sequence ATGAAGTTTTTTAGGATTTTGCTTGCACCTTTGGACTTTATTATGAAGTATTTTAAAGCATTAGTGTTTCTGTTGGTTTTATTTTTAATTTTTGCTCCAAGTGGCGAATCTAGTTCTAAAGTAGCTAACTTGGCAAGAATAGATCTAAATGGACCAATATTACGAAGTGATACTTTTTTAGAAAAATTGGCACTCTTAGAGAGTAATGAAAACATAAAAGGAATCTTGCTTGTTGTGGATTCTCCAGGGGGTGCTATTGCACCTAGTGTTGAGATAAGTGAGGCAATTAAAAGAGTAGCAGCCAAAAAACCAGTTGTGGCTTATGCCCAAGGCTCTATGGCTAGTGGTAGTTATCTATCAAGCATATGGGCTAGTTATATAGTTGCTAATAAAGGTTCTTTGATTGGTTCAATAGGGGTTATTATAAATGGTGCTAATGTAGAAGAACTGCTAAATAAAATAGGTATAAAATCTCAAAGCCTAAAAGCAGGTATATATAAAGAAGCAGGGACATTTGCTAGAGCATGGACGAAAGATGAGGAATCTATGTTAAAAGGGCTAGTAGATGAGCAGTATTATATGTTTGTAAGTGAAGTGGCAACTGCAAGAGGGTTAAATTTGAGTGATGAGAAATATTTTGCTCAAGGGAGAGTATTTAGTGCTAATAATGCATTAAAATTAAGGCTTGTAGATAGCGTTGGTAGCATATATGATGCAGAAATTGCATTAATGAAACTTGCAAATATACAAAATGCTATATGGCTTAAGAAGGATAAAATTGATTTGTATTTAGAAAAGCTAATAGGAGAGAATATATCATTAGGTATAGAGAGGGGTATTTATTCTATCTTTGGGGCGTTGAAGGGACAATGA